In a genomic window of Candidatus Eremiobacteraceae bacterium:
- a CDS encoding helix-hairpin-helix domain-containing protein, with product MDRTAIVKIVAALVAVAALVCLGALLPKPIGGQASLAPSDPVLGQASLAPDSAVSVGGQASLAPSDPVLGQASLAPDSTVSVGGQASLPPSDPVLGQASLAQVLLHVYVCGAVRNPGVYTLSAGTRIVDAIARAGGAAKTGDLEQLNLAEPLTDAMKIDVPIKGQSFTPPIGAPESAQFDSPPSASSGHSSRHRSSRGGSHKLSAGQTLNINTASESELTQLPGVGPSLARRIVEYRTANGPFQMADDLQNVSGIGPSKFAKMEPFIRV from the coding sequence ATGGATCGCACTGCAATTGTAAAAATAGTCGCCGCGCTCGTCGCTGTCGCTGCGCTGGTGTGCTTAGGTGCTCTGCTGCCGAAGCCCATAGGAGGGCAAGCATCGCTTGCCCCATCTGATCCCGTACTAGGGCAAGCATCGCTTGCCCCCGACTCCGCGGTCTCTGTAGGAGGGCAAGCATCGCTTGCCCCATCTGATCCCGTACTAGGGCAAGCATCGCTTGCCCCGGATTCCACCGTCTCTGTAGGCGGGCAAGCATCGCTTCCCCCATCTGATCCCGTACTAGGGCAAGCATCGCTTGCCCAGGTCTTGCTTCATGTCTACGTCTGCGGAGCCGTGCGCAATCCCGGCGTCTACACATTATCCGCCGGCACACGAATCGTCGACGCGATTGCTCGCGCCGGTGGCGCAGCAAAAACCGGCGATCTTGAACAATTGAATCTCGCCGAACCCCTCACCGATGCCATGAAGATCGACGTGCCCATAAAAGGGCAATCGTTCACTCCGCCGATCGGAGCGCCCGAATCGGCGCAATTCGATTCGCCGCCGAGCGCATCTTCCGGCCATTCGAGCCGGCACAGGTCCAGCCGCGGCGGTTCTCACAAGCTTTCGGCAGGCCAGACTCTCAACATCAACACGGCGAGTGAATCCGAACTCACTCAATTGCCCGGCGTTGGACCGAGCCTCGCGCGCCGCATCGTCGAATACCGAACCGCGAACGGGCCGTTCCAAATGGCCGACGATCTTCAAAACGTGTCTGGCATCGGGCCGAGCAAATTCGCCAAAATGGAGCCGTTTATCCGGGTCTAA
- a CDS encoding cytochrome b/b6 domain-containing protein — MKRTINRHPLVVRLTHWVVALSLFVLAMSGMQIFNAHPALYTSDASTFNAPFLSINGGTDENGNPHGWVQLGKIRVSTTHVLGWGDNGQGGESARAFPGWSTIPSEQDLADGRRWHIFFAWIFGLCALAYARWAVKLIPTRADFKALPHALRTHLKPWAIAPSEEPNPLQKIAYFVVVWFVAPLVIVSGLALSPSVDAWAPWLPAMLGGRQFARVWHFGAMIALIGFFAGHILMVVLTGFFNNLRSMITGRYIVKGAK, encoded by the coding sequence ATGAAGCGCACAATAAACCGACACCCGTTGGTCGTTCGGCTAACCCACTGGGTCGTCGCACTCTCGCTCTTTGTGCTGGCGATGAGTGGCATGCAGATTTTCAACGCTCATCCGGCGCTCTACACGTCGGATGCCTCGACGTTTAACGCGCCGTTTCTCTCCATAAACGGCGGTACCGACGAAAACGGCAATCCGCACGGCTGGGTGCAGTTGGGGAAGATTCGCGTTTCCACAACGCACGTCTTGGGATGGGGTGACAATGGCCAAGGCGGCGAGAGCGCCCGTGCGTTTCCCGGTTGGTCCACGATCCCGTCCGAGCAGGATCTTGCGGACGGCAGGCGCTGGCATATCTTTTTTGCGTGGATATTCGGATTGTGCGCGCTTGCGTATGCACGGTGGGCGGTGAAACTCATCCCGACGCGCGCCGACTTCAAAGCGCTGCCACATGCATTGCGGACACACTTGAAGCCGTGGGCGATCGCACCGTCGGAGGAGCCGAACCCGCTGCAGAAGATCGCGTATTTCGTTGTCGTCTGGTTCGTCGCGCCCCTTGTGATCGTATCGGGGCTCGCGCTCTCGCCATCGGTCGACGCGTGGGCGCCTTGGCTCCCCGCGATGCTCGGCGGCCGTCAATTCGCGCGCGTCTGGCATTTCGGCGCCATGATCGCGCTTATCGGATTTTTCGCCGGGCACATCCTCATGGTGGTCCTCACCGGATTCTTCAACAACTTGCGTTCCATGATCACGGGCCGCTACATCGTGAAGGGAGCGAAGTAA
- a CDS encoding cysteine dioxygenase family protein, with protein MHEIEAFSLHPELIGISLPDAPVAADLAAQARLSELLAGLNPDWHLMAPFIKFDAAQYSRHRFFTSAQWEALVICWLPGQGTVAHDHGQSWGISSPIFGTLTETNYRIHGEEAPLEPLVTSHMVPGAVSIETADTVHVVVNASPLPAVSIHLYSPPLRRHNAYDIFTGASWPVAPQVSR; from the coding sequence ATGCACGAGATCGAAGCCTTTTCGCTGCATCCCGAATTGATCGGGATCTCGCTTCCGGATGCGCCGGTGGCGGCCGACTTAGCGGCGCAAGCGCGCCTTTCGGAGTTGCTCGCAGGTCTGAACCCCGATTGGCATTTGATGGCCCCCTTCATCAAGTTTGACGCTGCGCAATATTCCCGCCATCGTTTTTTCACGAGCGCCCAGTGGGAAGCGCTCGTCATCTGCTGGCTGCCTGGGCAAGGAACGGTCGCCCACGATCACGGCCAGTCGTGGGGAATCTCGTCTCCGATCTTCGGAACCCTCACCGAAACCAACTATCGGATCCACGGCGAAGAAGCGCCGCTCGAGCCGCTCGTCACGAGTCACATGGTTCCAGGCGCCGTCAGCATCGAGACCGCCGACACCGTTCACGTCGTCGTGAACGCTTCGCCGCTCCCCGCGGTCTCGATTCACCTATATTCGCCGCCGCTGCGGCGACACAACGCGTACGACATATTCACGGGCGCGTCATGGCCGGTCGCTCCTCAAGTGTCGCGCTGA
- a CDS encoding molybdopterin-dependent oxidoreductase: MQRRRFLALSSAAALAGCSGIADKLNDNDAIHNALQFPEKLNLAILGAGQPLAREYRQSDISPVFRPNGFMPPSTAQYERWMRDDWRGYRLFVSGLVETPRSYSLSELRWKFAKMSQITRHDCVEGWSVIGKWSGVRLGDLLADAMPKNGAGYVVFHCLDDDGTGALYYESLSMRQAAHPQALLAYELNDMPVPVANGAPLRLKVPTQLGYKSAKFVNRIEVVAELAGSGGYWEDQGYEWFAGI, from the coding sequence ATGCAGCGACGACGATTTCTTGCTCTGTCGAGCGCTGCCGCGCTGGCCGGCTGCTCGGGTATCGCGGACAAGCTCAACGACAACGATGCGATCCACAACGCGCTGCAGTTTCCAGAAAAGCTCAACCTCGCGATATTGGGCGCCGGCCAGCCGCTCGCACGCGAATATCGTCAAAGCGACATTTCCCCAGTGTTCCGGCCAAACGGTTTCATGCCGCCCTCAACCGCGCAGTACGAGCGATGGATGCGCGACGATTGGCGCGGCTATCGCCTGTTCGTGAGCGGACTGGTGGAGACGCCGCGTTCGTATTCGTTATCCGAGTTGCGCTGGAAATTTGCGAAAATGTCACAGATCACGCGCCACGACTGCGTTGAAGGCTGGAGCGTCATCGGCAAATGGAGCGGCGTGCGGCTTGGCGACCTCCTCGCGGATGCGATGCCGAAGAACGGAGCTGGATACGTCGTTTTCCATTGCCTCGACGACGATGGCACCGGTGCGCTCTACTACGAGTCGCTCTCCATGCGTCAAGCCGCGCATCCGCAAGCATTGCTGGCGTATGAGCTCAACGATATGCCGGTGCCCGTGGCGAACGGCGCGCCATTGCGTTTGAAAGTGCCGACACAGCTCGGCTACAAGAGTGCGAAGTTCGTCAACCGTATCGAGGTTGTCGCAGAGCTAGCCGGCAGCGGCGGATATTGGGAAGACCAAGGCTACGAATGGTTTGCCGGCATCTAG
- a CDS encoding FAD/NAD(P)-binding protein gives MNAAIGSQFSTFDIAIVGSGFCGTMLAIRLAALGRFGPRIALIDGAAAFGGGIAFGTTRPEHLLNVPAAKMSAFPESPEHFLTWLRSNGHALTDLMIRGVQATDFVPRAAYGRYLSTLLEAALASNDRISMIARRVVDVVTHDDGVTVSFANGGGLRAGTCILAVGNEAPSDP, from the coding sequence ATGAACGCTGCAATCGGTTCGCAATTCTCGACTTTTGACATCGCGATCGTCGGTTCGGGCTTTTGCGGCACGATGCTCGCGATCCGCCTCGCCGCGCTCGGTCGCTTCGGTCCGCGAATCGCCCTGATCGATGGGGCCGCCGCGTTCGGCGGTGGAATCGCGTTCGGCACAACGCGTCCGGAACATCTGCTCAACGTCCCGGCCGCAAAGATGAGCGCGTTCCCCGAATCGCCTGAACATTTCTTGACGTGGCTGAGAAGCAACGGCCACGCCTTGACGGATCTGATGATTCGCGGCGTTCAGGCTACCGACTTCGTGCCGAGGGCGGCGTACGGCCGCTATCTCTCGACGCTTCTCGAAGCGGCGCTCGCGAGCAACGATCGAATTTCGATGATCGCGCGCCGGGTCGTCGATGTCGTGACGCACGATGACGGTGTCACGGTGTCTTTCGCAAACGGCGGCGGACTTCGCGCAGGCACGTGCATCCTTGCCGTCGGCAACGAGGCGCCATCCGACCCTC